Proteins encoded by one window of Candidatus Methylomirabilota bacterium:
- the nikB gene encoding nickel ABC transporter permease, with amino-acid sequence MKIYLVRRLLQSLLVLLGVSFVVFFILHLTGDPALVLLPPDATAEEIRRFRETMGFNDPFLVQYGRFLAGALRGDFGQSVRHGEPAFGLVAERMPATFELSGAALLIALCLAIPTGIVSAVRRNTAIDYVSTVGALLGQSMPTFWLGIMLILIFSVQLGLLPSSGRGTPQHLILPSITLGLFTTARIMRLTRSGMLEVLDQDYIRTARAKGMPNPPIVWKHALKNAAIPIVTIVGIELGTLLGGAVITETIFAWPGVGRLSVQAIYNRDYPVVQAAVFLLASTFVLVNLVVDVVYTYLDPRIRLR; translated from the coding sequence ATGAAGATCTACCTCGTCCGCCGCCTGCTGCAGTCGCTCCTCGTCCTGCTCGGCGTGTCCTTCGTCGTCTTCTTCATCCTGCATCTGACCGGCGACCCCGCCCTCGTCCTCCTCCCGCCGGACGCCACGGCGGAAGAGATCCGTCGATTCCGCGAGACCATGGGGTTCAATGACCCGTTCCTCGTCCAGTACGGGCGCTTCCTGGCCGGCGCGCTGCGCGGCGACTTCGGCCAGTCCGTGCGGCACGGCGAGCCCGCGTTCGGGCTCGTCGCCGAGCGCATGCCGGCCACGTTCGAGCTCTCGGGCGCCGCGCTCCTGATCGCGCTCTGTCTGGCCATCCCGACGGGCATCGTCTCCGCCGTCCGCCGCAACACGGCCATCGATTACGTCTCGACGGTGGGAGCGCTGCTGGGCCAGTCGATGCCGACCTTCTGGCTGGGGATCATGCTCATCCTCATCTTTTCCGTGCAGCTCGGCCTGCTGCCCTCGTCCGGGCGGGGGACACCCCAGCACCTGATCCTGCCGTCCATCACGCTGGGGCTCTTCACGACCGCCCGCATCATGCGGCTGACTCGCTCGGGGATGCTGGAGGTGCTCGATCAGGACTACATTCGGACGGCGCGGGCGAAGGGCATGCCCAACCCGCCCATCGTGTGGAAGCACGCGCTCAAGAACGCCGCCATCCCCATCGTCACCATCGTGGGCATCGAGCTCGGCACCCTGCTGGGCGGCGCGGTGATCACCGAGACGATCTTCGCCTGGCCGGGCGTTGGGCGGCTCAGCGTGCAGGCGATCTACAACCGCGATTACCCCGTGGTGCAGGCGGCGGTGTTTCTGCTGGCCTCCACGTTCGTGCTGGTCAATCTGGTAGTGGACGTCGTCTACACCTATCTCGACCCGCGGATCCGACTGCGGTGA
- a CDS encoding ribose-phosphate pyrophosphokinase — MTYDLKVFTGTANRPLAEEIAQCLHLPLSDAEVSRFSDGEVFVQVNENVRGTDVFVIQPTCPPVNDNLMELLIMIDALKRASARRITAVLPYYGYARQDRKVQPRVPITAKLVADLLEAAGVDRVLALDLHAGQIQGFFNIPVDHLFAAPVIIDYLGKKDLKDAVIVSPDAGGVERARAIAKRLRGALAIIDKRREGPNQSVAMHLIGEVRGRDTVVIDDMIDTAGTLVQAVTTLEREGARRILACGVHPVLSGPAIERIKAAPLEETVVTNSIPVTSEKRAARLTVLSVAPLLAEAIRRIHDEESVSTLFV; from the coding sequence ATGACCTACGACCTCAAGGTGTTCACGGGGACCGCGAACCGTCCTCTGGCCGAGGAGATCGCGCAGTGCCTCCACCTGCCCCTGAGCGACGCGGAGGTGTCGCGTTTCTCCGACGGCGAGGTGTTCGTGCAGGTCAACGAGAACGTGCGGGGCACCGACGTCTTCGTGATCCAGCCGACGTGCCCGCCCGTGAACGACAACCTGATGGAGTTGCTGATCATGATCGATGCGCTCAAGCGCGCCTCGGCGCGGCGCATCACCGCGGTGCTCCCCTACTACGGCTACGCGCGGCAGGACAGGAAGGTGCAACCCCGGGTGCCCATCACCGCCAAGCTCGTCGCCGACCTGCTGGAAGCCGCCGGCGTCGACCGCGTGCTGGCCCTCGACCTCCACGCCGGGCAGATCCAGGGCTTCTTCAATATCCCGGTCGATCACCTGTTCGCCGCCCCCGTCATCATCGACTACCTGGGCAAGAAGGACCTCAAGGACGCGGTGATCGTCTCGCCCGACGCTGGCGGCGTCGAGCGGGCTCGCGCCATCGCCAAGCGCCTGCGGGGGGCCCTGGCCATCATCGACAAGCGACGCGAGGGGCCCAACCAGTCGGTGGCCATGCACCTCATCGGCGAGGTGCGGGGCCGGGACACCGTTGTGATCGACGACATGATCGACACCGCGGGGACGCTGGTGCAAGCCGTGACGACGCTGGAGCGCGAGGGCGCGCGCCGGATTCTGGCCTGCGGCGTGCACCCCGTCCTCTCCGGTCCGGCGATCGAGCGCATCAAGGCCGCGCCGCTCGAGGAGACCGTCGTCACCAACTCGATCCCGGTCACGTCGGAAAAGCGCGCCGCCCGGCTCACGGTGCTCAGCGTGGCGCCGCTCCTGGCCGAGGCGATCCGTCGCATCCACGACGAGGAATCCGTGTCGACTCTGTTCGTCTGA
- the ispE gene encoding 4-(cytidine 5'-diphospho)-2-C-methyl-D-erythritol kinase — protein MLSAAAKVNLALEVLSKRADGYHEIATVMQTVDLSDRLILEDAETLALRVSAPGVPTDSTNLAVRAALALREAAGVARGARITLDKRVPVAGGLGGGSADAAAVLLGLNRLWGLRWPLPRLANLAVTLGMDVPFFLRGGTALATGRGETLEPVVGGALALVLVNPGFGSSTAEAYRRVTPQMYTDGKRTQALLDALRSRRAARVAASLYNGLEGVVARHHPEIGRMEAALLAAGALGATMSGSGPTVLGVARSFEHARQIRARLTRASWACWAVRTTRGPAVRVRAMDAGRAAGRPGAEAPAPEASDAGESRPPEAS, from the coding sequence GTGCTCAGTGCCGCGGCCAAGGTGAACCTGGCTCTTGAGGTTCTGAGCAAGCGCGCCGACGGCTATCACGAGATCGCCACGGTCATGCAGACCGTGGACCTGTCCGACCGGCTGATCCTGGAAGACGCCGAGACGCTTGCGCTTCGCGTGAGCGCTCCCGGCGTGCCGACCGACTCGACGAACCTCGCGGTACGCGCGGCGCTGGCGCTGCGCGAAGCGGCGGGGGTCGCGCGAGGCGCGCGGATCACCCTCGACAAGCGGGTCCCGGTCGCCGGAGGTCTCGGCGGCGGATCGGCCGACGCGGCGGCGGTGCTCCTGGGGCTCAACCGCCTCTGGGGCCTGCGCTGGCCCCTGCCGCGACTGGCGAACCTCGCGGTGACGCTCGGGATGGACGTGCCGTTTTTCCTGCGGGGGGGCACCGCGCTGGCGACGGGTCGCGGCGAGACGCTCGAGCCGGTGGTCGGAGGCGCGCTGGCGCTGGTCCTGGTGAACCCGGGATTCGGGTCGAGCACCGCGGAGGCCTACCGGCGGGTCACGCCCCAGATGTATACGGACGGCAAGCGCACGCAGGCGCTGCTGGATGCCCTCCGGAGCAGGCGTGCGGCCCGCGTGGCGGCGAGCCTTTACAATGGGCTCGAGGGAGTCGTCGCCCGGCATCACCCCGAGATCGGGCGGATGGAGGCGGCGCTGCTGGCGGCGGGCGCGCTGGGCGCGACCATGTCAGGCAGCGGACCGACGGTCCTCGGCGTGGCGCGCTCCTTCGAGCACGCCCGGCAGATTCGCGCGCGGCTGACCCGCGCGTCGTGGGCGTGCTGGGCGGTGCGGACGACGCGCGGCCCCGCGGTCCGAGTCAGGGCCATGGACGCAGGGCGAGCCGCAGGGCGGCCAGGGGCTGAGGCCCCTGCGCCCGAGGCGAGCGACGCTGGAGAGTCCCGCCCGCCCGAGGCGAGCTGA
- a CDS encoding sodium:proton antiporter, whose translation MGSPPPVYTVLPFVAMLLAIAVCPLWVPHWWESNRNKSLVSACLGLPILVLYLARQPAALVHMAEDYVSFIVLLGGLYVISGGILLRGDLVATPSTNTGFLAIGAVLASFIGTTGASMLLIRPLLQTNRERRRVKHTVIFFIFLVSNIGGMLTPLGDPPLFLGYLEGVPFTWTFRLWAPWALMVGALLLTYFVWDTTQYAREPISALRLDRAQVEPLRMDGSPNVLGLGMVVLAVAFLQAPFREAAIVSLAGLSLWLTPRQIRRANRFTYYPISEVAVLFFGIFLAMIPALELLRIRGGELGVREPWQFFWASGMLSSFLDNAPTYLTFLALGQGLHLANEVVGMPQAILVGISVGAVAMGANTYIGNAPNFMVKSIADEAGIKMPSFFGYMLYSGGVLLPLFVLVTVLFF comes from the coding sequence CTGGGGAGCCCACCGCCAGTCTATACGGTCCTGCCCTTCGTCGCGATGCTCCTCGCGATCGCCGTCTGCCCCCTCTGGGTTCCCCACTGGTGGGAGTCGAACCGGAACAAGTCGCTCGTCTCGGCATGCTTGGGGCTGCCGATCCTCGTCCTCTACCTCGCTCGGCAGCCCGCTGCACTCGTCCACATGGCGGAAGACTACGTATCCTTCATCGTCCTCCTGGGCGGGCTCTACGTCATCTCCGGTGGCATCCTCCTGCGGGGGGACCTCGTGGCCACGCCGTCGACGAACACCGGGTTCCTGGCCATCGGCGCCGTCCTGGCATCGTTCATCGGCACCACGGGGGCCTCCATGCTGCTCATCCGGCCGCTCCTGCAGACCAACCGGGAGCGCCGCCGCGTGAAGCACACTGTCATCTTCTTCATCTTCCTCGTCTCGAACATCGGCGGCATGCTGACCCCGCTCGGCGACCCGCCCCTGTTCCTGGGATATCTGGAGGGCGTGCCCTTCACGTGGACGTTCCGGCTCTGGGCCCCCTGGGCCCTCATGGTGGGCGCCCTGCTCCTGACCTATTTCGTGTGGGACACCACGCAGTACGCCCGAGAGCCGATCAGCGCGCTGCGCCTCGACCGAGCCCAGGTCGAGCCCCTGCGGATGGACGGCAGCCCGAACGTCCTCGGGCTGGGCATGGTCGTGTTGGCGGTCGCCTTCCTGCAGGCGCCGTTCCGCGAGGCCGCCATCGTAAGCCTCGCCGGCCTCTCCCTCTGGCTCACGCCGCGGCAGATCCGGCGCGCCAACAGGTTCACGTACTACCCGATCTCCGAAGTGGCGGTGCTCTTTTTCGGCATCTTCCTCGCCATGATTCCCGCGCTCGAGCTGCTCCGGATTCGGGGCGGGGAGCTGGGCGTGCGGGAGCCCTGGCAGTTTTTCTGGGCCTCCGGGATGCTGTCCTCGTTCCTCGACAACGCGCCGACCTACCTGACTTTCCTGGCGCTGGGGCAGGGGCTCCACCTGGCCAACGAGGTGGTGGGGATGCCGCAGGCGATCCTCGTCGGGATCAGTGTCGGCGCCGTCGCCATGGGGGCCAACACCTACATCGGCAATGCCCCCAACTTCATGGTCAAGTCGATTGCGGATGAGGCCGGGATCAAGATGCCGAGCTTCTTCGGCTACATGCTCTATAGCGGAGGAGTCCTGCTGCCGCTGTTCGTCCTGGTGACCGTGCTCTTCTTCTAA
- a CDS encoding VanZ family protein — translation MRFAAWVPPIAWMGVVLWLSSDAGSAEQTGRLLAPVLTWLLPGATPLQRDALHALARKAAHLTEYATLAALWFRALVGGNGWSARAAAWAALAISVALAGTDEAHQSFFISRTASLGDVALDSTGALAAVLVSRRGWRAAADAATTVLLWTAVAGGVLVLVLNVSIGVPSGVLWLTVPAALFTLIVRRRRPRAP, via the coding sequence GTGCGTTTCGCCGCTTGGGTGCCGCCCATCGCCTGGATGGGCGTGGTCCTGTGGCTCTCGTCGGACGCGGGGAGCGCCGAGCAGACGGGCCGCCTCCTGGCGCCCGTCCTCACCTGGCTCCTGCCCGGGGCCACGCCGCTCCAGCGAGATGCGCTTCACGCCCTGGCCCGCAAGGCCGCCCACCTGACCGAGTATGCGACCCTCGCCGCGCTGTGGTTCCGCGCCCTCGTCGGGGGGAACGGGTGGTCGGCCCGCGCGGCGGCCTGGGCGGCGCTCGCGATCAGCGTCGCCCTGGCAGGCACCGACGAGGCTCACCAGTCCTTCTTCATCTCCCGTACCGCCAGCCTGGGGGACGTCGCGCTCGATTCCACGGGCGCGCTGGCGGCCGTGCTGGTCAGCCGCCGGGGCTGGCGCGCGGCGGCGGATGCGGCGACGACCGTACTCCTGTGGACCGCCGTCGCGGGGGGCGTCCTCGTGCTCGTCCTCAACGTGAGCATCGGCGTGCCATCGGGTGTGCTGTGGCTCACCGTGCCGGCCGCGCTTTTCACGCTCATCGTGCGCCGGCGCCGGCCCCGGGCTCCGTGA
- the rlmD gene encoding 23S rRNA (uracil(1939)-C(5))-methyltransferase RlmD, translated as MAKPRRGELLELTIDDLAFGGEGVGRVNGYVMFVRGAIPGDRLRVRVTETRARYGRGAIEAIESPSPQRVAAPCPYFGRCGGCRLQHVAYEAQLAFKEKQVRDCLERLGAVPAFELRPILPAPAAYGYRNKMEFTVASAGGAPVIGLHEADRYDVVLDIERCLLQSETMNALLDEVRTQARARGLSVWDQESGQGLLRFVTLREGRYTGAAMVNIVAAAPDVETLAPVGERLKARVPATASVVLNVNAKKAAVAVGSEEHVLVGRDHITESLGGLTFQVSANSFFQTNTIQAERLFALVEEACGLTGAETVVDLYSGTGAISLLLARRCRHVYGIEVAAAAVADAVGNARANGIENCTFLAGEVRHVLPTLVRDGVRAQIVVADPPRAGFHPKALGALVALGPARIVYVSCNPATLARDVGDLLRQGYRLEWVQPIDMFPQTPHIEAIARLRRAE; from the coding sequence ATGGCAAAGCCGCGGCGCGGCGAACTCCTCGAGCTGACGATCGACGATCTCGCGTTCGGCGGCGAGGGCGTCGGCCGCGTGAACGGCTACGTCATGTTCGTGCGCGGCGCCATTCCCGGCGATCGCCTGCGGGTGCGAGTCACGGAGACCCGCGCCCGTTACGGCCGCGGCGCCATCGAGGCGATCGAGTCGCCCTCCCCGCAGCGCGTGGCAGCCCCGTGCCCGTACTTCGGCCGGTGCGGCGGGTGCCGGCTGCAGCACGTGGCCTACGAGGCGCAGCTGGCCTTCAAGGAGAAGCAGGTGCGCGACTGTCTCGAGCGGCTGGGCGCCGTCCCGGCCTTCGAGCTGCGTCCGATCCTGCCGGCGCCCGCGGCGTACGGCTACCGCAACAAGATGGAGTTCACCGTGGCCAGCGCCGGCGGCGCGCCGGTGATCGGCCTGCACGAGGCCGACCGTTACGACGTCGTGCTCGACATCGAGCGGTGCCTGCTCCAGTCGGAGACGATGAACGCGCTCCTCGACGAGGTCCGGACCCAGGCGCGGGCCCGCGGACTGAGCGTCTGGGACCAGGAATCGGGGCAGGGGCTCCTGCGGTTCGTGACGCTGCGGGAGGGGCGCTACACGGGGGCCGCGATGGTGAACATCGTCGCGGCCGCGCCCGACGTGGAGACCCTGGCGCCCGTGGGCGAGCGGCTGAAGGCCCGCGTCCCCGCCACGGCCAGTGTGGTCCTCAACGTCAACGCCAAGAAGGCCGCGGTCGCCGTGGGCAGCGAGGAGCACGTCCTCGTCGGTCGCGACCACATCACCGAATCCCTCGGCGGTCTCACCTTCCAGGTGTCCGCGAACTCGTTCTTCCAGACGAACACCATCCAGGCCGAGCGGCTGTTCGCGCTGGTCGAGGAGGCCTGCGGGCTGACCGGGGCCGAGACCGTCGTCGACCTCTACTCCGGCACCGGGGCCATCAGCCTGCTCCTGGCCCGCCGGTGCCGCCACGTCTACGGGATCGAGGTGGCGGCCGCCGCCGTCGCCGACGCCGTCGGCAACGCGCGGGCGAACGGGATCGAGAACTGCACGTTCCTGGCCGGGGAAGTGCGCCACGTGCTGCCCACGCTGGTGCGGGACGGCGTCCGGGCGCAGATCGTCGTGGCCGATCCGCCGCGCGCCGGATTCCACCCGAAGGCGCTGGGCGCGCTGGTCGCGCTCGGGCCCGCGCGGATCGTCTACGTCTCGTGCAATCCGGCGACGCTTGCCCGCGACGTCGGCGATCTCCTCCGCCAGGGCTATCGTCTGGAGTGGGTGCAGCCCATCGACATGTTCCCGCAGACGCCTCACATCGAGGCGATCGCCCGTCTCCGACGGGCGGAATGA
- a CDS encoding 50S ribosomal protein L25, giving the protein MQIQELTIKRREGTGRQVAKRLRRAGAVPAVLYGGVKAESVTVDPRAVLRIIHGHQGSTQLLTLKIEGESAARMAIIRAMQFDPVSEDLLHVDLQEVTADRAITVRVAVHPVGEAAGVKEQQGILNTVMHEVEVSCLPTQIPERIDADVTALMIGDVLTVADLKVPEGVRILNDPGQAVVTVAPPMAEEAPPVPAAEVAAVTTEPEVLTERKPKEEEAAPAEEGKKEKAKK; this is encoded by the coding sequence ATGCAGATCCAAGAGCTGACGATCAAACGCCGCGAGGGGACCGGCCGTCAGGTCGCCAAACGGCTGCGCCGCGCCGGCGCGGTACCGGCCGTGCTCTACGGCGGCGTCAAGGCGGAGTCCGTCACCGTCGACCCGCGCGCCGTGCTCCGCATCATCCACGGCCACCAGGGATCGACCCAACTGCTGACGCTCAAGATCGAGGGCGAGAGCGCTGCGCGCATGGCCATCATTCGCGCCATGCAGTTCGATCCGGTCAGCGAGGACCTGCTCCACGTCGATCTCCAGGAGGTCACGGCGGACCGGGCGATCACCGTCCGGGTGGCGGTGCACCCGGTGGGCGAGGCAGCGGGCGTAAAAGAGCAGCAGGGCATCCTGAACACCGTCATGCACGAGGTCGAGGTCTCGTGCCTGCCGACCCAGATCCCGGAGCGGATCGACGCCGACGTGACGGCGCTCATGATCGGCGACGTGCTGACGGTCGCCGATCTCAAGGTGCCGGAGGGCGTGCGCATCCTGAACGACCCGGGCCAGGCCGTCGTCACGGTGGCCCCGCCGATGGCGGAGGAAGCGCCGCCGGTACCGGCTGCGGAGGTCGCGGCGGTCACGACGGAGCCGGAAGTCCTCACGGAGCGCAAGCCGAAGGAAGAGGAGGCGGCGCCGGCCGAAGAGGGCAAGAAGGAGAAGGCCAAGAAGTAG
- a CDS encoding ABC transporter permease, which produces MNRTVEAAALPGAERSPALREWVAFARRLARRRTALAGLIVVALVIVTALTAAWLSPFDPIEQDIGNRLKPPGWRDTTGQLHALGTDHLGRDLLARVIFGAQPALLVGFAAVLISGMLGMMAGLLSGYFGGRIDDVLMRLADIQLAFPFVLLAIAVIGLLGPSLSVIIVVIGVSSWVVYARVVRGAVLSLREREFVQAAHALGSRDGRVLVRHILPNVFTPWLVVATLDMARVIVIESALSFLGLGVQPPNPTWGGMLADGRVYMSTAWWLATFPGLAILFTVLGINLFGDGLRDTLDPRLKV; this is translated from the coding sequence GTGAACCGCACGGTCGAGGCGGCCGCGCTGCCGGGGGCGGAGCGCTCGCCGGCGCTGCGCGAGTGGGTGGCCTTCGCGCGGCGCCTGGCCCGGCGGCGGACGGCGCTGGCCGGTCTGATCGTCGTCGCGCTCGTGATCGTCACCGCGCTGACGGCGGCCTGGCTGTCGCCCTTCGATCCCATCGAGCAGGACATCGGCAACCGGCTGAAGCCCCCGGGCTGGCGCGACACCACCGGCCAGCTCCATGCACTGGGCACCGACCACCTCGGGCGCGACCTGCTCGCGCGCGTCATCTTCGGGGCCCAGCCCGCGCTGTTGGTCGGCTTCGCGGCGGTCCTGATCTCCGGGATGCTCGGCATGATGGCCGGGCTCCTCTCGGGCTACTTCGGGGGGCGGATCGACGACGTGCTGATGCGCCTGGCCGACATCCAGCTGGCGTTTCCGTTCGTCCTGCTGGCCATCGCCGTCATCGGCCTGCTGGGGCCGAGCCTGTCCGTCATCATCGTGGTCATCGGCGTCTCCAGCTGGGTCGTCTACGCGCGCGTCGTTCGGGGCGCCGTGCTTTCGCTCCGGGAGCGCGAGTTCGTGCAAGCGGCACACGCGCTGGGCAGTCGCGACGGGCGCGTGCTGGTGCGCCACATCCTCCCCAACGTGTTCACGCCGTGGCTCGTCGTCGCCACCCTAGATATGGCGCGCGTCATCGTCATCGAGTCCGCCCTGTCGTTTCTGGGGCTCGGGGTCCAGCCGCCGAACCCGACCTGGGGCGGCATGCTGGCGGACGGGCGCGTCTACATGTCCACGGCCTGGTGGCTCGCGACGTTCCCGGGCCTCGCGATCCTCTTCACCGTGCTGGGCATCAATCTGTTCGGCGACGGTCTGCGCGACACGCTCGACCCCCGCCTCAAGGTCTGA
- the rpsU gene encoding 30S ribosomal protein S21, whose translation MTKVIVEPDESFESALKRFKKQCEKAGLMSELRKRQHYEKPSVKRKRKTLAARKKAKKRERMSD comes from the coding sequence GTGACCAAGGTCATCGTGGAGCCCGACGAGTCCTTCGAGAGCGCCCTCAAGCGCTTCAAGAAGCAGTGCGAGAAGGCCGGGCTCATGTCGGAGCTGCGCAAGCGCCAGCACTACGAGAAGCCCAGCGTCAAGCGGAAGCGGAAGACGCTGGCCGCGCGCAAGAAGGCCAAGAAACGGGAGCGGATGTCCGACTAG
- a CDS encoding DciA family protein — protein MKQSTPRAVGDLILSAMPELRERLLEERIRRAWSAMVGTDTARRAHPLRFANACLEVVVDNSPWLHELTLRSPDLTARLAAHFPEVRALRFVQGALPPESAAPQAGQPRPKPLSADDAREIDDAVTAIADEDLRRAARRLMTKARRSPVAVATLVLAGALAAGCAMKGRVTAEADGTPRRTLTQPSAAAEAYYHYGVAQLYAQAGRFKDAVVALEEAVKRDSSSAFLWREMAQGLARADAPEQAIAAARRAVALAPQDPISHLTLAELLRQQKKYADAEGELEKVIALNPTAEEPYLTLARFHVEQKAYDRARAVLLRLAERQPRLAQVQFLLGRLAIETENLDEAIARLTQAVDLDPDHDGAWTALGYAYEAKHQAEQAVEIYRRAIKTNPDNPAFVERLSDLLIRLGRFKEAQAEIETLTENAPRDARLWMKLGAVYYEQKIWDKASEAFRRGVLLEPNNLRARYFLATTLMDGGRDDDARAELERILRLDPRSIDARVQLGFLHGRAKHHDQAVAVLREAVNLEPKRPELFLYLGTAYFRGKQYDRAIETLREGLTLDDKNKDLHFQLGVVYEKQQRFDDAVRAFRRVIALDPKHAEAYNYVGYMYAERGQNLDEAIQFISKALDLEPDNGYFIDSLGWAYYQQGRYGDALRELKRAVEKAKEPDPVIYDHLGDAYAKNGLTEDALAAWEKSLQLDPTADGVKKKLEELRSRQQRVKGERSRLSQ, from the coding sequence GTGAAGCAATCGACGCCGCGCGCTGTCGGCGACCTGATTCTGAGCGCGATGCCCGAGTTGCGGGAGCGTCTGCTGGAGGAGAGGATCCGCCGGGCGTGGAGCGCGATGGTCGGCACCGACACCGCGCGGCGGGCGCATCCGCTCCGCTTCGCCAACGCCTGTCTCGAGGTCGTGGTGGACAACTCCCCCTGGCTGCACGAGCTGACGCTGCGGTCGCCTGATCTGACCGCGCGCCTGGCCGCCCACTTCCCGGAGGTCCGCGCCCTCCGTTTCGTCCAGGGAGCGCTGCCACCCGAGAGCGCCGCGCCCCAGGCCGGCCAGCCGCGGCCGAAGCCGCTGAGCGCGGACGACGCGCGCGAGATCGACGACGCGGTGACCGCCATCGCCGATGAGGACCTCCGGAGGGCGGCCCGGCGCCTGATGACGAAGGCGCGGCGGTCTCCGGTGGCCGTCGCGACGCTGGTCCTGGCCGGCGCGCTGGCCGCGGGCTGCGCGATGAAGGGCCGGGTGACGGCCGAGGCGGACGGGACCCCGCGGCGGACGCTGACCCAACCGAGCGCGGCCGCCGAGGCCTACTACCACTACGGCGTGGCCCAGCTCTACGCCCAGGCCGGCCGGTTCAAGGATGCGGTGGTGGCGCTGGAAGAGGCGGTCAAGCGCGACTCCAGCTCGGCCTTCCTCTGGCGCGAGATGGCTCAGGGGTTGGCGCGCGCCGATGCGCCCGAGCAGGCCATCGCCGCGGCCCGGCGCGCCGTGGCCCTGGCGCCCCAGGATCCCATCTCCCACCTCACTCTGGCCGAGCTCCTGCGCCAGCAGAAGAAATACGCGGACGCCGAGGGCGAGCTGGAGAAGGTCATCGCGCTGAACCCGACCGCCGAGGAGCCGTATTTGACGCTGGCCCGCTTCCACGTCGAGCAGAAGGCCTACGATCGCGCCCGGGCGGTCCTGCTGCGGCTGGCCGAGCGCCAACCGCGGCTGGCCCAGGTACAGTTCCTGCTGGGGCGGCTGGCCATTGAGACCGAGAACCTCGACGAGGCGATCGCGCGGCTCACCCAGGCCGTCGATCTCGATCCCGATCACGACGGCGCCTGGACGGCGCTGGGCTACGCGTACGAGGCCAAGCACCAGGCCGAGCAGGCGGTGGAGATCTACCGGCGGGCCATCAAGACCAACCCGGACAATCCCGCGTTCGTGGAGCGCCTGAGCGATCTTCTCATCCGGCTCGGCCGCTTCAAGGAGGCCCAGGCCGAGATCGAGACGCTCACCGAGAACGCGCCCCGTGACGCGCGCCTGTGGATGAAGCTCGGCGCCGTCTACTACGAGCAGAAGATCTGGGACAAGGCCAGCGAGGCGTTCCGGCGCGGCGTGCTGCTGGAGCCCAACAATCTGAGAGCGCGCTACTTCCTGGCCACGACCCTGATGGATGGGGGGCGCGACGACGACGCCCGCGCCGAGCTGGAGCGGATCCTCCGGCTCGACCCGCGCTCGATCGACGCGCGGGTGCAGCTGGGCTTCCTGCACGGGCGGGCCAAGCACCACGACCAGGCGGTCGCCGTGCTGCGCGAGGCGGTGAACCTGGAGCCCAAGCGCCCGGAGCTGTTCCTCTATCTGGGGACGGCTTATTTCCGGGGCAAGCAGTACGACCGCGCGATCGAGACGCTCCGGGAAGGCCTGACGCTCGACGACAAGAACAAGGACCTCCACTTCCAGCTCGGCGTCGTCTATGAAAAGCAGCAGCGGTTCGACGATGCCGTCCGCGCGTTCCGTCGCGTCATCGCGCTCGATCCCAAGCACGCCGAGGCCTACAACTACGTCGGCTACATGTACGCCGAGCGCGGCCAGAATCTCGACGAGGCGATTCAGTTCATCAGCAAGGCCTTGGATCTCGAGCCCGACAACGGCTACTTCATCGACAGTCTCGGCTGGGCGTACTACCAGCAGGGCCGCTACGGCGACGCGCTCCGCGAGCTGAAGCGCGCCGTGGAGAAGGCCAAGGAACCCGATCCCGTCATCTACGACCACCTCGGCGACGCGTATGCGAAGAACGGTCTGACCGAAGACGCGCTCGCCGCGTGGGAGAAATCGCTCCAGCTGGATCCGACCGCCGACGGTGTCAAGAAGAAGCTCGAGGAGCTGCGCAGCCGTCAGCAGCGGGTCAAGGGTGAGCGGTCGCGGCTTTCTCAGTAG
- the pth gene encoding aminoacyl-tRNA hydrolase — protein MAHVVVGLGNPGPEYRATRHNVGQRVLDLLAQMLGKSWRRDGQAMVARGQWRGAAVALVKPLAFMNVSGPVIGQTLRQQGADPADLILVYDDIDLPLGTIRARMKGSHGGHKGVRSVIEALGTQEIRRVKVGIGRPDRKDEVPDHVLAPFEPEELPVVDAAVAAAAERVLGLIQGP, from the coding sequence GTGGCCCACGTGGTGGTGGGGCTCGGGAACCCGGGGCCGGAATATCGCGCCACCCGCCACAACGTGGGCCAGCGCGTGCTGGACCTGCTCGCGCAGATGCTGGGCAAATCCTGGCGGCGTGACGGCCAGGCCATGGTCGCCCGCGGGCAGTGGCGCGGAGCAGCAGTCGCGCTCGTCAAGCCGCTGGCCTTCATGAACGTCAGCGGCCCCGTCATCGGCCAGACGCTCCGCCAACAGGGCGCGGACCCCGCCGATCTCATCCTGGTCTACGACGACATCGATCTCCCTCTGGGCACCATCCGCGCGCGCATGAAGGGTAGCCACGGCGGCCACAAGGGCGTCCGGTCCGTCATCGAGGCGCTCGGGACCCAGGAGATCCGGCGGGTGAAGGTGGGCATCGGGCGGCCCGATCGGAAGGACGAGGTCCCGGACCACGTGCTGGCGCCCTTCGAGCCCGAGGAGCTGCCCGTTGTCGACGCGGCGGTGGCCGCCGCCGCCGAGCGCGTGCTCGGGCTCATCCAGGGACCTTAG